One segment of Fusarium falciforme chromosome 13, complete sequence DNA contains the following:
- a CDS encoding MFS domain-containing protein — MSPRPFLAQVSGEDRTALPRSPVIPPRSANLFTPVGYDTAVIGGTVALDSFRRDFDLLSTSGADRDTLQGNIVSTFQAGCFFGSLLTFPLAEKIGRRRAIFVAAAVFILRGTLMTASHDSLPMLIAGRAVAGLGIGASSLIVPVYIAETSLPSIRGRLIGIFEIASQGGGMLGLLKQKGLGPRSLLGLIFQQGFWINYACDRTISDDLAAQWIVPLGLQLVPGALLCAGMLICPESPRWLARRDRWEETEKVLVHLRALPGDHPYIRDELSDIRQQADQRTASEMTFGDMFKRLVQRGVRNRILIGLLLMACQNLTGVNIITYYSPRIFETLGITGTSTKLFATGLYGIAKTLGMAIFSIWLVERVG, encoded by the exons ATGTCTCCACGCCCCTTCCTGGCACAGGTATCGGGCGAAGACAGAACTGCGCTGCCCAGATCGCCAGTCATCCCACCAAGATCGGCAAACCTTTTCACCCCTG TGGGATATGACACTGCAGTCATAGGCGGAACGGTGGCCCTGGACTCGTTCAGGAGAGATTTCGATTTGCTCAGTACATCGGGAGCAGATCGCGATACTCTTCAGGGTAATATCGTCTCCACGTTCCAAGCCGGCTGCTTCTTTGGGTCTCTCCTGACTTTTCCGCTGGCCGAGAAAATCGGCCGCAGAAGAGCCATATTTGTTGCAGCCGCTGTCTTTATTTTGAGAGGCACTTTGATGACGGCCAGCCACGACAGTCTTCCCATGCTCATCGCGGGACGCGCAGTTGCCGGTCTGGGCATAGGAGCGTCGTCGCTGATTGTTCCTGTATATATTGCTGAAACTTCGCTGCCGTCTATTCGTGGCCGCCTGATTGGTATCTTTGAG ATTGCATCGCAAGGCGGAGGTATGTTGGGCTTGTTGAAACAAAAAGGGTTAGGACCTAGGAGCCTGTTGGGTCTTATATTTCAACAGGGCTTTTGG ATCAACTACGCATGCGACCGAACCATCTCCGACGATCTTGCCGCTCAATGGATTGTGCCTTTGGGGCTCCAGCTTGTTCCAGGTGCCCTGCTGTGCGCTGGGATGCTAATATGCCCAGAGTCGCCTCGATGGCTCGCTCGCAGGGATCGGTGGGAAGAGACGGAGAAGGTCCTGGTGCATCTCAGGGCCTTGCCTGGCGACCATCCCTACATCCGCGACGAGCTGTCGGATATCCGTCAGCAGGCAGATCAGCGTACCGCCAGCGAAATGACCTTTGGGGACATGTTCAAGAGACTCGTCCAGAGGGGTGTGCGAAATCGCATCCTGATCGGCCTCTTGCTCATGGCTTGCCAGAATCTGACTGGTGTTAATATCATTACATACT ATTCTCCTCGCATCTTCGAAACTCTGGGAATCACAGGCACAAGCACCAAGCTGTTTGCGACAGGGTTATACGGCATCGCCAAGACCTTAGGCATGGCTATCTTTTCAATCTGGCTGGTCGAGCGGGTAGGCTGA